CACTAAATCTCAATGGTTGCTCTAGTTTGGTGGAGCTAACTTGTTCATCAATTCAGAATCTTAATAAACTAACCACCTTGGAAATGACAGGATGCTCAAGTCTAGAGACTCTCCCAACTGGCATCAACTTGAAATCTCTCTACCGCCTCAACCTCAATGAATGCTCGCGGTTGAAGAGTTTCCCTGATATCTCAGATAACATCTCAACCCTCAATCTAAACCAAACAGCGATAGAAGAAGTTCCTCCATGGATCGAAAACTTCTCCAAACTTGAATCCTTGGAAATGTGGAAATGCAAAAATCTAGCGACTCTTCCAACTGGCATCAACCTAAAATCTCTCTATCGCCTCAATCTCAGTGGATGTCCACTGCTGAAAAGTTTTCCAGATATCTCAAGCAATATCTCCACTCTTTATCTTAACCAAACAGCCATTGAAGAAGTCCCTCCTTGGATCGATAACTTCTCTAGCCTTGAAGCCCTGGAAATGTGGGAATGCAGACAGCTAAGATGCATCTCACCAAACATCTTCAAGCTTGAAAACCTTGGCGAGATTTTCTTCTCGGACTGCGAGCATTTGGCTGAAGTTAGCTTGCTAGACTGTCCGCAGGAGGAAGCAGGAGACACCAGTAATACTTGCACTAAGTTGTCATTGATAAGTTTCACCAACTGCATAAATTTGAATCAAGAAAACTTCATTCAACAATCAGCTTCCAAGTATCTGATCTTACCAGGTGTTGAAGTGCCCCCTTACTTTACACACAGATCTGCTGGGAGCATCTTTAACATCCCTCTACATCATTCTTCTCTTTCTCAACAACCAGCCTTCAACTTCAAGGCTTGCGTCGTGGTTTCTGATGTCGATGCGATTTCTGAAGGAACAGAAACCGCCAACCATAATCTTTGCTTTATAGACATTGAGGTACATTGCCGGTTTAAAGACAGCCACGGGAACTACTCTGGGTCAACAGAGTCAATAGATTTCTCCTTACCTCAAGAGTATGATCATCTGATTATATTTGACTGTCCTTTCCGTCAAAACCAAGACAGCGGTGAATCGAATTGCGAACAAGTTGAGATAGAGTTTAGTCTTGTTAGTACAGGGCTCAGACTAATAGGATGTGGTTTAAAATGCCAATGACTGCATGTACCATCTTCTTGTTAGTACCTATTGGCCACTGTAACGTTTTTCATACATATATGGGGTTAAAAatcaaagtttaattttttcagaaaaaaatgaaaaaggtaTTGCATGATATTACTCTTTAGGGCAGCTCAAGAACCCTTTAACTTGCACCGTGAGGTACCATGTCCATCATCAATATATCCTCTATAAACTTCTATGAATAAATTTCTTCAAGTTATGAATCTATTAACAACGATTACCGTTGCTTCTTtcacacattttattttttcagaacAATAAGCTAAGAGATGTATTGTGTTTGAAAGTGGATTAAAATCCAGTTCTTCCGCGTTAACTTTCATTTATGCAATATGGTCTGTGAGCTGCCAACTTGACTCTTCAAAAAGTTGATCTTGGTGTCTCTGGCATCGATAAAACAGTACACGCACTTTCAAATTCAGCAATTTTGCGTCAGTTGGTTGTTAGCTCCACGTTGACAAACATGCTCCCTTTGTGAAGAATCAAACTCTGTCTTTACATAGTTGATGTGTTGTGTTTTTATCAGTTTTAAACTCGGTTTTTGACAAAGAATGATTGGATTTTTAAGgtattttggtattttcagcGCTTTTTGTTGTTCTTCTATACCTATTACAGGTTACAGGTTAGCTTACCGAAAAACGCATTTGGAAATGAATTTGGAGAAAAAAGGAAGAACAAGATCGAACTGAGCTAGAAACATGAACAGATCCATCGATCAGTGTCAAAAATCGATCGTAATTCAACTGCCGTCAGTTTGACAGGCCATTGACCGATCCTTTTAATAGGGGATTGATCGAGTTATGTCAAGGATCGATCAATCCATATATAAGAGATCGATCAATCGGTGACACAATTGAGCAACTTTCCATATTTGCAAATAAATTTGAAGACCTAAGAACCTAAAAACCCGAGTTTATTTTGTATCTTTCAACTAGTTATTGTTCTTGACAGCTAGAGAGCATACTGAGAGAGATTGTGAGAGATTTGTAACACTTCAGTCATTTTGTAGACTTTTGGAAGGATATTTCTTTCTACTATATTGGAGAAGTTTTTCTTATCTCTTTCTCATTTAATAccattttattatgttttctgTCGTTGGATTTTGTTGTTATTCATTGATCATGAGCGAGTAGTCTCTTAGTTGGGTTAAATTCTCATTACGGAATTTCTTGATGTATTTGAATTAAGAAACTgaaaatcaaacaaacaaaatttattttatggcTTTAGCTAATAACTTGTTTGCTATTCGACGTggatttaattagataattgggTTAAAACCTAAT
This window of the Brassica napus cultivar Da-Ae unplaced genomic scaffold, Da-Ae ScsIHWf_22;HRSCAF=44, whole genome shotgun sequence genome carries:
- the LOC125600588 gene encoding protein SUPPRESSOR OF npr1-1, CONSTITUTIVE 1-like, which produces MDLDEIDKVKIHEKAFKRMSNLRFLKFYKRSLQPKKEVRWQSPKTLNDFPDELKLLSWPGYPMECMPSNFCPEYLVELNMPNSKLKKLWKEVEELTYLKDMDLSGSKSLKKIPDLSTATNLETLNLHGCSSLVELPSSIQSLNKLTDLNMSGCTNLETLPNGANLKSLVRLVLTGCSQLKVFPDISSKIESIIANKTAFESFPSKLRLENLVELRMEHSMSRRLWEGVQPLTSLTKIMLSGSQNLKEIPDLSLATSLETLNLNGCSSLVELTCSSIQNLNKLTTLEMTGCSSLETLPTGINLKSLYRLNLNECSRLKSFPDISDNISTLNLNQTAIEEVPPWIENFSKLESLEMWKCKNLATLPTGINLKSLYRLNLSGCPLLKSFPDISSNISTLYLNQTAIEEVPPWIDNFSSLEALEMWECRQLRCISPNIFKLENLGEIFFSDCEHLAEVSLLDCPQEEAGDTSNTCTKLSLISFTNCINLNQENFIQQSASKYLILPGVEVPPYFTHRSAGSIFNIPLHHSSLSQQPAFNFKACVVVSDVDAISEGTETANHNLCFIDIEVHCRFKDSHGNYSGSTESIDFSLPQEYDHLIIFDCPFRQNQDSGESNCEQVEIEFSLVSTGLRLIGCGLKCQ